A window of Chaetodon trifascialis isolate fChaTrf1 chromosome 3, fChaTrf1.hap1, whole genome shotgun sequence genomic DNA:
GCACGAGGCCTGGGGGGCTAAACAGTGCGCCCTTGTGTCGCCAGCCTGCCTGCGGCCTCTCACCATCACACACTGGCTGCCAACTTTCACACCGGGTCGAGCAACCATTCAGCTCTGGAAAACAGCAGCGGAGTAACTGACGGTGTGTTGGGGAGCCGTGGCGTGCCGGCAGGACGAGCCTCCTCaggcctccttcctgtctgtcgtCCCTCCCTTGGTCACTCCCTCTTGGAGATCTGCCAGGAGAGCAGCTGCCACTCGCTGTGTGTCTGGAGATGATTGGATTTGTCCTGTGGTATTCACTGCGGGATCCTTCTCAGGCTGAAAATGTCCCTTTCTGCTCCCTGTAAGCCCTCTTGTGGTGGCAGGTTTTTGGTATCACGTCtatgggataaataaagtcagcagctaggttagcttagcacaaagacggGACACAGGGGGACACAGCTGGCCTGGCCCCGTCCAAAGGAGACACCTGCCAACATCTCTGAAACCGTCTTTACCCGATCGCCTCTATtgattaaacaaactcaattcTGCCATGCAGAAtttaactgagtacatttactcaagcgcTGCACTCAAGTACACACTCGAGGTACTTCCaccttgagtatttccatttcatgcagctttgtgcttttactcgcctacatttgtctgacagctttagttacctTTCAGATTCCTgcctgtccagtgaaaagttCGTATCTCCAGCTGCGTTGATGTGGAATGTTTGCGCTAAAATGAAGTTTTCGAGATATgtgagatacgtggttctcacaggacggccacgCTGCAAACgtgtgatgatcttatagatatgatgcatttctgtagattaaagcagcaacagtttAAAGAATGTAAATCTGATATTTCCTGCGAGTGAACCAGAGCTGAAGGACTCTAACCAACAGCGTGAATGTGAAGTCTGAGGAGCAGCTACAGAAGCAAACACTAGAGGGAGACATGGCAGCATCTGCAACCTGCTCCTCAGACACCTCcctgctgcaggaagtcacAGTTTGACTCCACGAAATACCACCGAGACGTTTAAAGAGGCCAAATCCTCACGAGACAACTGTCCAACTGTCCCTGAGCCTCTCTGGATAAACACCTTCAACATCTAACGGTCAAACCGTTTGAGATGGaccacagtaaacacacactcgtTGATGTACACACGTACGTATAtacgtatgtgtgtatgtatagaaatgtatgtttgtgtgtacatgtatatatgcacacgcacatgtaCCGGGGTGGGGCCCACCAGAGGGTCACCCGATGAATCTGAGGGGTCGTCACATGAAGTCCTGATCCAAAAAACCTTCATTCTGTTGGACACCGATGACCTGATTGGACCTCTTTGGGCCTTCAACAGGTCTTAAATTAAACcttgtgaaatgtttggaggagaaaagttTCAGAAACATGTGAAATACGACgaaacactgattttattttcaccttcACAGTGAGTCGATTCTCTAAATGAACCATATGAGTATTtgatgacagagagcaggactTCTACTTCACAGCCTCCATCAtgtcttccagctgtttgtcctctgtccatcttcattcacagagacagatacgtgcatttctttttatccaatttttattttttatttggtcCTGATTAAAGCAATGTCTTTTAGCAAtgatttaaaagttaaatctaaacctaaaatgttaaatctaaatttttgaaagttaaatctaaatctaaaatgttaaatccaaatttttaaagttaaatctaaacctaaaagttaaatctaaatctaaatgttaaatctaagtCACCTGGAAACAAGGTGgaggtgtgtctgtgggtgctgTCCAAAGAAGGCGGCgtggaaaaaatgttaaatctaaattttaaaagttaaatgtaaacctaaaatgttaaatctaaattttaaaagttaaatctaaacctaaaatgttaaatctaaattttaaaagttaaagggGAGAGGCGGTGAGGGGGGAGGGCTGAGGGAGGGGTGCGGGTTGGAGGGGGGGCGGAGAGGCcatgggggaggaggagtgaggaggggtgagggacaggggtggagggaggaaggggggcgATGGAGACGGCAGGGAGGGTGGAAGGACGGTGGAGGGAGGGTCGAGAGGTgatgggggaggaagagggagctgcCGTTATCCGACCTGGGGCCGAcaaccagcagcctcctcctcctcactgtcctctgacaCGAGCTTTTaagctttcttcttctcctcctttgccttcttcttctcctcctttgcctttcTGTTCTCCTCGTcctttgccttcttcttctcctccttttcccttttcttctcctccttttccatcctcttcttctcctccttttccattttcttctccttcttttcccttctcttctcctccttcagcttcgtcttctcttccttctcctcctttgtctttggAGTCTTGAAGAGAAACCCGAAGCGACCCTTCTTACTCTCCTCCTTGAGGCGGACGTCTTGCAcgtccttctcctgctcctccgtcTGATCGGCTCTCGCCTGGCAGACTTCGGTCAGCTCCTCCCTGAGGTTCTCCTGCAGATCGTTGGGTTCGGTCTGCTCGCTGTGGAGAATTTCAGCCTCGACTCCCGGCAGCTTGTCGGTGGTCTCGTTGACCCCGACGGAGCGTTCGGGGTTTGCGTTCTCCTCCTTTCCGGTCTCATTCGTTTTCTTGactgttgtctttgtctttgtagcCGCCTTTTTCAGTCCAGTCTTCACCCATTTGTTTCGGGACACCAAGGCCCTCCTCTTGGTGTTGGCCTTCagacagagctcctccagacgtttcctttctccttccagctccttctctctcgtctcccagCTCTGCACTTTCTCTGCAAGCTCTTCTCTGAACTTCTCCTGCAGATCGAGAGACAGACGGTCTTTctcctgctggaggaggtggaccTCCTCGTCTCTCAGGTAGAGCTGGTGCGTCACCTTGTTCAGCGCCATCTGCAGGTCATTCTGCAGCACGACACTCTTCTGGTTTTCCAGTTTCAACTGGAGTATCTCGATGCTCTGGGCTGGGATGATCTCCACCTGCTCTATGAGGGAGGACATCTCCTTGGTCCTCTTGAGTTCATCTTGGAACTCCCTCTCCTTGAGCTCCagaagctcctgcagtctgTTGTTGTCCTGTTGCAGGTGCTGCACGCTGTGGCAAAGCTTCTCTCGCTCTTCATTGCCTTCATTGGCCTTCagacagagctcctccagacgttccctttctccttccagctccttctctctcgtctcccagctctgctctttctctgccagATTTTTTCTGAACTTCTCCTGAAGATTGTTGTGTTTGATCTTCCATGCTTTTTCGCACCGGATAAATTCAGCTCTGTTGTGGGACACGGTGGCTGTTGTCTCCTCGAGCCTGAGAGACAGgcagtctttctcctctttgaggaGGTCGATCTCCTCGTCTCTCAGGTAGAGGTCGTGCACCACCTGGTTCAGCGTCCTCTGCAGTTTCTCCAGTGTCAAGTGGAGTGTCTCGTCGCTCTGGTTTGGGATgatctccacctgctctgtctggGACTGCACGCTTGTCTTGAGGGAGGACATCTCCTTGGTCCTCTTGAATTCATCTTGGAACTCCCTCTCTTTGAGCTCCagaagctcctgcagtctgctgttgtcctgctgcaggtgctgcacgCTGTGGCAAAGCTTCTCTCGCTCTTCGTTCCACTCAGACATCGCCCTCCTGTATCGAACCAAGTCCTGGTTCATTGAGTCGTGCGCAAACTGATAGCATTGAAGTTGGTCTCGCAGACGTTGCACCTCTGAGCCGACGACCAGACGGCCCAGATGATCAAGGCGACCCCTGATCATTGGGAAGCTTGTCTGTGCCATCAGACTGTCAGTAGTGAACTGTTAGAAACTGcactcgcctgtggtagactgcgctcgcctgtggtagactgcgctcgcctgtggtagactgtgctcgcctgtggtagactgcgctcgcctgtggtagactgcaCTCGCCTGTAGTAGACCGTGCTCGCCTGTAGTAGACTGcactcgcctgtggtagactgtactcgcctgtggtagactgcactcgcctgtggtagactgtactcgcctgtggtagactgcactcgcctgtggtagactgcaCTCGCCTGTAgtagactgtactcgcctgtggtagactgtgctCGCCTGTGAAGATACTTCTTGAAACTATGTGACTGTGGTACTCCAACAATAATGTCAATGCTCCTCGGTCAAGTTCAAAGATGCTCTGACTGGAGAACAGCCAGAGAGCACATTTATAGAATCCTACATCAAAGCCACAAAGACTCCATTCTATTGGCTTTGACCTTcaaaagcactttgttttttttaaaatatctttattgacaccaacactctttttcctttttgtttttttttaaatatctttattgaCACTAacactctttttccttttttgttttttcttaaaatatctttatttcgagaaaacagtgacagaacaacatgaggaagaaaaataccagtgagaacagtgaagaCATGCAGGccagttaaaaacaacaataatgataatcacaatcatgctaataataataataataataataatggtgtgtgtgtgtgtgtgtgtgtgtgtgtgtgtgtgtgtgtgtgtgtgtgtgtgtgtgtgtgtgtgtgtgtgtgtgtgtgtgagtgagagagaattCAAAACGGATAACCAtcagtgaaaaaacattaaatgaatatttatatgaaaaatatggattatttgttttttccaaagcaacacaaacatgacacaaaagtTAGTTACACACAGAAGTGCGATTACAAACGGATGgcaatgaaacacaaaaacatggtgataaaatgtagaaaaagttCACTTCCAACATGATTTTAGGTTTACTAAAAACTATACtatactttattattattagtagtagtagtagtagtagtagtacatCATTTTGAAGACATAATGAATTCGTGAGGGCAGAAGTACTCCAGACTCCACAACGCTTGATGGCGGTAATGCGCGCTTAAGTCCTGCAGCAAACCACCACGAAAGAAGTAAAAACGGAACCAATGTCACACAGCCGGAACCTATGTACAAACGCTTTACTGTGAAACACGGAGTTATTTATTCGTAACACCGTATGACAGCTGTTTTGACCGTAGCTAGCCACAGCCAAATTTCTAGCTAACTTGACGTTCATCAAATTATTTGACTGCTTTTCACGTGTAAGTGCGCCATTATTTGGAATGAAAATGTTATTGTTGGTTGAATTGTGACTTAAAAAAGTAAACCACAGCTAGCTGTCTatctaacattagctaacaggGCAAATGTGCGTCTCATGACTGAAGAAATACATTCTTTCCATCTGGGCACCGTATCGTACCTGTCTTAGAAAATACCTTTTGCAGACGTCGCTACTACAAATTTGGTGTTACTTTTGGCAGTGCGTTTTGTGAGTTTATGAATTAAACGCAACATTAAGTTAGTTTAAACGTCATACAAGTAGCATTAAGTCTCCtagaaaaaggaagagaaatgcATGAGGCCATCAGTCACATCAGCTCTGAATGCCTCTGGCGCGTCTGTGTGCTAGCTGTATGCAAGTGATGTTAAGCAAACCGAAGGGCTTGGTGTTTACcttaaaaaactaaaataaattaataaaaatctCTGTTGTTTACAGTAAGTGGTCGATTGAGTATCATAACTTAACATTCCCAGGTTGATTGGAGGACTGTGGACATGGAGCCTGCCTGCCGCAAAGACAAGTCAAAGCTTAACTCCACCCCGACCAGAGGAGACAGAGCCAAGCAGAAATCTGCCCAGCAAGAGCTGAAACAAcgacagagagcagaggtgaCCAACATCACTATTTTTAAATCTGGCACTCCCCAAGAGACTTCATTCTGCTTGTGTGCCAAATGTATTATATGTCACACAACTTCTCAATCCTGTATAATCAACTGTGTCTGCTCTCTTCTGTATTTACAGATTTATGCCTTAAACAAGGTGATGACAGagttggagcagcagcagtttgaggcCTTTTGTAAACAGATGCAGTCACAAGGAGAATGAAGAGTTCCTGCTTATTCTGCCTTCCTCTTTCATCTGAACCAGGACCTGACCTCCAGACACACCATGTATGCACACAATGAGCAACACACAACCACATACTTCTACTTTTGTTCAAGAAGACAATCTTTGCTCTTTTACTGGCTCAGATTTCTGATTCTCTGAACCTGAATATGTCAGAGAGTGTTTTTATAATAAGTTGATGTGATCATTAACTGAAAGCTTTCTAGGTAAAAATCGtacaaacagaaagcagagttGCATATTTCCTCCTGACACATCAAGTCACTGACTGTTCCTGTGCTGAAATATCAACTTTTGTTACACTAATGTAAAAGTTGAAGTGAGcttgcatgctttttttttcagtactGCCAAAAAAATTTAAGTTTTGGAGCTTTAAACTCAATCAACACTTCCACACAGCCGGCCTTCAAGACTGGAGCCAAAGCACAAACACCTTGCTGGTTTTCTAAGTTCAATCTCATGTAAGCAGGAAATGTACTTGTTTTTGTGCAGCGCTTCAGTCAAAAAAGTtgacatatttaatatttttgtcGACACAAGAGATGACGAATGGACATTATTGGTGTAGTTTAGGGCCAGTGTGCACTCTTAGCCCTTGTCTtgtttaaataagaaaaaattaaatgattGGAGGTCGTTATTAATTGAAATACTTTTGTTACCTTATTATTTGGACAAGGTGCAAATGTTCTCATACTTATATCTTTGTAGTGCACATTGACATTTATCTCAGTTATTGTCTCTTATTCTCCCACTATTTGGATCACTTATATCGTTAAGCAGCAACACTGAGGCAGCAGCTTATGATGGCATTGATGACATTGATGACAGTACTACAGAGAGACCACACCGTTGTTGGCTCGAGGATCTAAATGATGCAGTGCCACACTGTCGACTGCTGGCCAGGACAAATATTAGACTCGACTGACAAAATACAGCTACTGTTGAAAGAGTGCAGTTCAGACATTGATGTAGTGTAGTGTAGACAGTGAAAACAAGAAGTTGTTTTGACCATAAACAATACTTACTGTAGCTTGAAAACAGACAGTTCTCTTCATATGCCAGTATTGGTGTTCACTTTGACCACTGTCTGCATTGTTTGCAATATTAACTGGCCTGCTTATGAATAatattgtatttcattgtcACTTTCATAAGTTTTGCAATCTAAACTTCTTTTTGTCTGGCGACtgcaaaatatttatatttagttCAGTATGTCATCCACTTTCATTTGAGTTATGCAATTttgatttaatgaaaataaaagtgtggATTTTTTATGACGTGTTTTTATTTGATACTGTCTGCATTTTGTCCACATACTAAAGTAAAATAGTCGGTAATGGCCGTGGTTACGTTATTTACTGTCATCTCATTTTATCGTCCATTGTATCTCCTGAGCCCGTCTTCAGATGTTGCTTCACTAATTCAGGATAACATGCTGTGAACAGACTAATAGAATCCTGTTGATTCTCATCCAGCTAGTTTGGGTCTTTGAACACAGTTTGAGAAATGATTTGTTAATCTTGGATGCACTTATCTTTAATAACAGTGTGCCCTTATTTTGAAACTGGAAAGTGTGTTGGGAAGACACCCAGCATGCATTAGGGAAATAGACTGAGTCTTCTTGTGTGTCCAAAAAATAGAACACAAATTTGTACTGTAGATTTACTGTATTAACTATTTTATGATCATTTATCTGGTGACCTTTAGGAGAGGCTCAGGACCTTGGTTGGGAACCATCGGACTGACCTAACTCAAACAATAATCCATCAACATttacagcagtgcagcaggtagtgccccacagcaagaaggtcgctggttcgattcccgggtcgggcctttctgtgtgaagtttgcatgttcttcccgtgcatgcgtgggttttctccgggcactccggcttcctcccacagaccaaaaacatgctcattaggttaattggtgactctaaattgtccttatgTGTGATTGTGAGGGTGAATGattgtatgtctttgtatgttgccctgcaatcgactggtgcccggttcagggtgtaccccgcctctcgcccgttgacagctgggataggctccagcccccccacaaccccgaaagggataggcggtatagaagatggatggatggatggatggacttttaCTTGAAATTAGGTACTTTTACATTaatgtattgtttattttactCAAGTAAGGGATCTCAGTACTTCTTCCAACACTGTTTGATGTGGAACTCTCTCTTTGGTGGGACTGTTTACAATTCATAGATGTGATAAAAGGCCCGGATAtaaactgcttttttttgcaaatgtcaCATGCCAAAAAGGGGAATACTCAAGTAAACTACAAGTACCTTGAAATTGTACTTAAGAACAGTACATGAATAATTTTACTTACCTGTACTCACTTTCCACAACTGTGTGCCAAAAAAATATTGTGACCATATGTGTGGCTGGTAATAACAGTCTGCATGTGCATTGCCTCATTTCTTCAACCACCTACAATCAGTTTCTTGAAGGTGAGGACAAACCACTACCGCATGATTGAACCCTGCATCTACAATAACAGTTCAGTCATCTTGGGATGACGGATAGTCACAGTCGGTTCATAAGATCTGAAAATATAAGGCCAACTTGACAAAACAGGCATTGATGTAGCTGAcaatttttttaatgattttaagtTCAATTTGAACGATCAGCTACTTGACTGCTTACAACACCCGTACCCACAAAGCATGTCATTTAGTTTAACACCAGGGTAAGTCACTGTGCAGAGTGAATAGACTATAATTAATGACTGTGTTACAAGCagtaattttaatatttttaggTTAGTAAATCTGAGGTGCCACCACAAGTTTTTCTCCCAGATTTGCAAGTAGGATCTTcctagcagcagcagtacattTCCACAGCATGAGCAGCATTGTGCATGGTATACAAAGGTGTAAGGTAAGGGCATAAGGCAAAGCTGGTCCTCTTGAAACATCACGTCACAGGTCCCTTCTGCTCTCACTCTTTTTCCTCTTGCTCAGACCTCGACAATAACAGAGCTGCCAGTGACACGGACTCCAAACCAGCCATCCCAGAACTTTGTGTCTTGTCCTCCGTGTTCAAAGGAGATGTAACGCATTCCAGGGCCGTAGTTAGAAAATGTATGGCTGACCTGGAgttcaaacagagagagaaagtgttttAGTAAGTGTTCTAAAACATGCCTTTATGTGACAGTAGCTTCCAGTGGTCATAGTAATTatgacagaaggagaaaatCAGTTTAAGAATCAGTGTTTAAACATGGCCGTGGACATTGTACGattccattttatttctgctgtttatctCATGATCGTTGcaaacaaaagataaaacaatTGCCGCTGTGATAATTTTTcagatttgctgtgttttggccTCTGACAGGCCTTTACACACGTTAAGATGTCCTGGATCGTATTTTATTGTCTCACAAGTAACTTAAACAACAAAACCCTGTCAGTGCTGTCAATCTCAGTCTGAATATCCATCACATACTTTGTTCATAGCAAACTACAGTCTTTCCTAAAATCTTGCTAAATCTTAACTGTAGCATTGTCACAACACAAAACCGATTTATTTTCACCAGTGATTTGTAGCTGTTTCGGATGGTGCAGAGTCATGATATCCTGCTAATAGGTGCATCAGATCAGGAAATGTCGTTCCATGGTACATGTTGCTTAATTTGAAGGATTTGTTCTTATGGACTTCTATGTATCAGGGAGTCCTTACCACTCACAATGTGTATTCCTATCAAACACAAGAGGAATTAAGGACCTGGGACCCCTGTGACTATGT
This region includes:
- the svbp gene encoding small vasohibin-binding protein — encoded protein: MEPACRKDKSKLNSTPTRGDRAKQKSAQQELKQRQRAEIYALNKVMTELEQQQFEAFCKQMQSQGE